The following proteins come from a genomic window of Effusibacillus lacus:
- a CDS encoding C40 family peptidase — MKRLWTLLLLQPLLFAATSHASVYAQHHLQDSQAKAAPPKQEQFLVNAMQSQAILVKDKKVFQEKFRRMSEQFGGPSATAEAMLSEPHAFYCAGFVQDLYRQNGIWIPAHSVAQQAKYGVRIKDIDKTEPGDLVFFSRSPSDKAPVHVAVVLGEGNLLHASGDHRQVEVLAINNKLRQHFMFATRLVSSI, encoded by the coding sequence ATGAAACGACTTTGGACGCTCCTTCTGCTCCAACCGCTTTTGTTCGCAGCCACCTCGCATGCATCCGTTTACGCCCAGCACCATTTGCAGGATTCTCAGGCGAAAGCTGCCCCTCCCAAACAAGAACAATTCCTTGTCAATGCAATGCAAAGCCAGGCCATTCTTGTCAAAGACAAAAAAGTATTTCAAGAGAAATTTCGGCGTATGTCAGAACAATTTGGCGGGCCATCAGCCACCGCAGAAGCAATGTTGAGCGAGCCCCATGCTTTTTACTGTGCCGGGTTTGTGCAGGATTTATACCGTCAAAATGGGATTTGGATTCCCGCACACTCAGTGGCCCAACAAGCAAAATATGGCGTCAGGATCAAGGATATTGACAAAACGGAACCCGGCGATCTGGTGTTCTTCTCTCGATCCCCATCAGACAAAGCGCCTGTTCATGTTGCGGTCGTCCTAGGAGAGGGAAACTTGCTTCATGCATCGGGTGATCATCGACAGGTGGAGGTTCTTGCCATTAACAACAAGCTGCGTCAACATTTCATGTTTGCCACTCGCTTGGTTTCATCCATATAA
- a CDS encoding Nif3-like dinuclear metal center hexameric protein, translated as MQARVRDVIRVLEEWVSPNLALEGDKIGLQIGDPTQPVNKILVTLDVTEEVVDEAIRIGAQMIIAHHAIIYSSIKTIRTDTHYGRTISKLLTHSISVYAAHTNLDVVEGGVNDVLARLLGLQNVEILDRLHNQRVRKLVVFVPKSHHDQVLQAICGAGAGWIGNYSHCTFNMEGIGTFKPEEGTNPFIGEQGNLEKVEEIRLETIVPEQLQEKVVRAMLEAHPYEEVAYDLYPLEIMGKPFGIGRIGDLKEKCKLDEFAMLVKSKLAVPGVRIVGKRDRMVKKVAVLGGSGSDWIDAALSKGADVLVTADLKYHDAQDAMFKGLALVDPGHNGMERIVVPAVADFLNEALKDLQCSAVASVVVTEPFDFL; from the coding sequence ATGCAAGCAAGAGTCAGGGATGTAATTCGGGTACTGGAGGAATGGGTATCCCCAAACCTTGCCTTGGAAGGGGACAAAATTGGACTGCAGATTGGTGATCCTACTCAACCCGTCAATAAAATTCTGGTAACCCTCGACGTGACCGAGGAGGTTGTGGATGAGGCGATACGGATTGGCGCGCAAATGATCATAGCGCATCATGCAATCATATATTCCTCGATTAAGACAATCCGTACCGACACCCACTACGGACGAACCATTTCCAAACTGTTGACCCATAGCATCTCAGTGTATGCAGCCCACACCAATCTCGATGTGGTGGAAGGAGGAGTCAACGACGTACTGGCCCGTTTGTTGGGACTGCAGAATGTCGAGATCCTGGACAGACTGCATAATCAAAGAGTAAGGAAACTGGTAGTGTTTGTTCCAAAGAGTCACCACGATCAAGTGTTACAAGCCATATGCGGTGCCGGTGCCGGATGGATTGGAAATTACAGCCACTGTACCTTCAATATGGAAGGAATTGGGACTTTTAAACCGGAGGAGGGGACAAATCCTTTTATTGGGGAACAAGGCAATCTGGAAAAGGTAGAAGAGATTCGACTGGAAACCATTGTGCCTGAACAACTTCAGGAAAAAGTTGTCCGCGCCATGCTGGAAGCCCACCCTTATGAAGAAGTTGCCTATGACCTGTATCCGCTTGAGATCATGGGAAAGCCCTTTGGGATTGGAAGAATTGGCGATCTAAAAGAAAAGTGCAAATTGGATGAGTTTGCTATGCTGGTCAAATCGAAACTGGCAGTCCCCGGAGTGCGGATTGTCGGAAAACGTGATCGGATGGTCAAGAAAGTGGCGGTACTCGGAGGGTCCGGGTCTGACTGGATTGACGCAGCTTTATCGAAAGGGGCCGATGTGCTGGTTACAGCCGATCTGAAATATCATGACGCCCAAGACGCTATGTTCAAAGGACTTGCGTTGGTAGATCCCGGCCACAATGGAATGGAACGGATTGTCGTGCCTGCAGTTGCCGATTTTTTAAATGAAGCTTTAAAAGATCTGCAATGTTCAGCCGTAGCATCGGTTGTTGTTACGGAACCATTCGATTTTCTGTAG
- a CDS encoding tRNA (adenine(22)-N(1))-methyltransferase: MKLSKRLQKVADLIPMRAKIADIGSDHAYLPTYLVEQGKVVKAVAGEVNQGPYETAKRTVEEAGLSDKIDVRRGNGLEVITAGEADTITVCGMGGGTIVEILAAGKDKLYGVKKMILQPMVDSDRLRKWLHQNGWRITVEELVMDEGILYEILLAEPGQEVYSDPLWYEFGNVELLKNHPLFPQKIACAIEKLERILRSLQKAQGEDAGMKRDAMLEKKNRLEEVWKACKQESGM, encoded by the coding sequence ATGAAACTGTCAAAACGTTTGCAAAAAGTTGCTGATCTGATTCCGATGCGTGCGAAAATTGCGGATATAGGAAGCGATCATGCCTATCTGCCAACATATCTTGTGGAACAAGGGAAAGTAGTCAAGGCAGTGGCGGGAGAAGTCAACCAGGGACCCTATGAGACGGCCAAGCGAACCGTAGAAGAAGCCGGGCTGTCAGATAAAATCGACGTTCGTAGAGGTAACGGTCTCGAGGTGATTACGGCGGGAGAAGCGGATACCATCACCGTCTGCGGAATGGGAGGGGGGACGATTGTCGAAATATTGGCTGCCGGCAAAGACAAGTTGTACGGTGTAAAGAAAATGATCTTGCAACCGATGGTCGACAGCGATCGTCTCCGCAAATGGTTGCATCAGAATGGGTGGCGGATCACCGTGGAGGAACTGGTGATGGATGAAGGGATCCTCTATGAGATTCTGTTGGCGGAACCGGGGCAGGAGGTATACAGCGATCCTCTGTGGTATGAATTCGGCAATGTGGAGTTGCTGAAGAATCACCCGCTGTTTCCGCAAAAAATAGCCTGTGCCATTGAGAAGCTTGAGAGGATATTGCGAAGTCTGCAGAAAGCGCAAGGGGAAGATGCAGGGATGAAACGGGACGCAATGCTTGAGAAAAAGAACAGACTTGAGGAGGTGTGGAAAGCATGCAAGCAAGAGTCAGGGATGTAA
- a CDS encoding AMP-binding protein, translating into MMQITVGRLLEQVAKVRPEHEAVVYPDRGLRYTYKQFDDLCRQVAKGLMKLGILKGENIAIWATNHPEWVTAQFATGKMGAVLVTVNTNYRTAELEYLLKQSDSTTLILMESYRGASYVEMLYEIVPELRTSEPGKLQSEKLPFLKNVIIIGDKQFPGMFLWSDIVEMGNQISDAELDDRMESLDPDEVINMQYTSGTTGFPKGVMLTHNNIVNNAANIAECMKLTHQDRMCIPVPFFHCFGCVLGTLTCVTAGATMVPVQEFDVVKVLSAVQDEKCTALHGVPTMFIAELNHPDFDNYDLSSLRTGIMAGSPCPIEVMKAVVEKMGAREITIAYGQTESSPVITQTRTNDPIELRVATVGRALPAVEVKIVEPGTNREVPRGVQGELCTRGYHVMKGYYKNPEATAKAIDEDGWLHTGDLATMDENGYCKITGRLKDMIIRGGENIYPREIEEFLYTHPKVLDVQVVGVPDEKYGEEVMAWIRLKEGETATAEEIREYCLDKIARYKVPRYIQFCTEYPMTASGKIQKFKLREQAIDLLNLHKANSIETA; encoded by the coding sequence ATCATGCAAATTACAGTAGGCAGGCTGCTTGAACAAGTCGCGAAAGTTCGTCCTGAGCACGAGGCTGTTGTCTATCCGGATCGAGGATTGCGGTATACATACAAACAATTTGATGATCTTTGCCGTCAAGTGGCGAAAGGTCTTATGAAGCTGGGGATTCTGAAGGGTGAAAACATCGCCATATGGGCCACCAACCACCCCGAATGGGTAACGGCGCAGTTTGCCACCGGGAAAATGGGTGCGGTTCTGGTGACAGTAAACACCAACTACCGGACAGCCGAACTGGAGTATCTGTTGAAACAGTCCGATTCCACAACCTTAATTCTGATGGAATCGTACCGCGGGGCCTCTTATGTGGAGATGTTGTACGAAATTGTTCCGGAGTTGAGAACATCAGAGCCCGGCAAACTGCAATCCGAAAAACTCCCTTTTCTGAAGAATGTCATTATTATCGGGGACAAACAATTTCCCGGCATGTTTCTGTGGTCGGACATCGTAGAGATGGGAAATCAAATAAGCGATGCGGAGCTGGATGACCGCATGGAATCCCTGGACCCGGATGAGGTGATCAATATGCAGTATACGTCCGGCACCACGGGTTTCCCAAAGGGAGTCATGCTGACTCACAACAACATTGTCAACAATGCCGCCAATATCGCAGAGTGTATGAAGTTGACCCATCAGGACCGCATGTGTATCCCGGTTCCGTTTTTCCATTGCTTCGGGTGTGTGCTCGGAACTCTCACATGCGTTACTGCAGGAGCCACTATGGTTCCTGTACAGGAGTTTGATGTCGTCAAGGTGTTATCCGCGGTGCAGGATGAGAAATGCACGGCTTTACACGGAGTGCCGACCATGTTTATTGCGGAACTAAACCATCCCGATTTTGACAACTATGATCTCAGTTCCTTACGGACGGGCATTATGGCCGGGTCCCCTTGTCCGATTGAGGTGATGAAAGCGGTTGTGGAAAAAATGGGAGCCCGTGAAATCACCATCGCCTACGGACAAACAGAATCTTCACCGGTCATTACCCAGACTCGCACGAATGACCCGATTGAATTGAGAGTGGCAACGGTAGGCCGCGCCTTGCCGGCGGTTGAGGTGAAGATTGTGGAGCCAGGCACCAACCGGGAAGTTCCGCGCGGTGTGCAAGGAGAGCTTTGTACGCGAGGGTACCACGTAATGAAGGGGTACTATAAGAATCCGGAAGCGACCGCAAAAGCCATTGACGAAGACGGATGGCTGCACACAGGTGATCTTGCGACAATGGACGAGAACGGATACTGCAAAATCACCGGCCGTTTAAAAGATATGATCATTCGTGGCGGAGAGAATATTTATCCCCGTGAAATCGAAGAGTTCCTCTACACTCACCCGAAAGTGTTGGATGTACAGGTGGTTGGCGTTCCGGACGAAAAATACGGAGAAGAAGTGATGGCCTGGATCCGGTTGAAAGAAGGGGAGACGGCAACAGCGGAAGAAATCCGCGAATATTGTCTGGATAAGATCGCCCGTTACAAAGTTCCGCGGTACATTCAATTCTGCACCGAATATCCGATGACAGCGTCGGGCAAGATTCAGAAATTCAAATTGCGGGAACAGGCCATTGACCTGTTGAATCTGCACAAAGCCAATTCAATTGAAACAGCATAG
- a CDS encoding acyl-CoA dehydrogenase, translated as MNFDLTKEQKMIRDMVKEFADNEIAPKAAEIDRSAAFPLDTFKKMGELGLLGIPFPEEYGGIGGDTISYALAVEEVGRACGSTGLSYAAAVSLGASPIYYFGTEDQKQKYLVPLASGKALGAFGLTEPGAGSDAGGTMTKAVLENDQYVITGSKCFITNASFAKTVIVTAVTGKTESGKNIVSALIVPTDAPGFRVSKEYEKLGLRGSNTAELILEDVRVPKENLLGDPKKGFKQFLYTLDGGRISIGALSVGIAQAAFDAALQYAKERIQFGQSISRFQAIQFKLADMAMHIELARNMVLKAAWLKDEKRPFTKEAAMAKLYASEICMRACDQAIQIHGGYGYMKEYPVERYLRDAKLMEIGEGTSEIQRLVIARQLGC; from the coding sequence ATGAATTTTGATTTGACAAAAGAACAAAAGATGATCCGGGACATGGTCAAGGAATTTGCCGACAACGAAATCGCTCCCAAGGCGGCAGAAATTGACCGGTCCGCCGCATTCCCGTTAGACACCTTTAAGAAAATGGGGGAGTTGGGCCTGCTGGGGATTCCTTTTCCCGAAGAGTACGGCGGAATCGGCGGGGACACGATTTCTTATGCCCTGGCGGTAGAAGAAGTCGGACGTGCGTGTGGGAGTACCGGGCTCAGTTATGCTGCAGCTGTATCTCTGGGCGCAAGTCCTATCTATTATTTTGGAACGGAAGACCAGAAGCAAAAGTACCTTGTGCCACTGGCATCCGGCAAAGCGTTGGGGGCTTTCGGATTAACAGAGCCGGGGGCTGGTTCTGATGCGGGCGGTACGATGACAAAAGCGGTTCTGGAAAACGACCAGTATGTGATTACCGGTTCCAAATGCTTCATCACCAATGCTTCCTTTGCAAAGACCGTAATCGTCACAGCGGTGACTGGAAAAACCGAGTCAGGCAAGAACATTGTGTCGGCTCTGATTGTGCCGACGGACGCCCCCGGTTTTCGGGTAAGCAAGGAGTACGAAAAGTTGGGACTCCGCGGCTCCAACACCGCCGAATTGATTCTTGAGGATGTCCGGGTCCCGAAGGAAAATCTCCTGGGCGATCCAAAGAAGGGGTTCAAGCAGTTTCTTTATACATTGGACGGGGGAAGAATCTCAATCGGGGCATTATCGGTTGGAATTGCCCAAGCTGCCTTTGATGCCGCGCTTCAATATGCGAAAGAAAGGATTCAGTTTGGACAGTCCATTTCCAGGTTTCAAGCCATTCAGTTCAAGTTGGCGGACATGGCCATGCATATAGAACTTGCCAGAAATATGGTGCTGAAGGCTGCGTGGTTGAAAGACGAGAAGAGGCCGTTTACCAAAGAAGCGGCCATGGCCAAATTGTACGCATCCGAAATCTGTATGCGGGCCTGCGACCAGGCAATTCAAATTCACGGGGGATACGGTTACATGAAGGAGTACCCGGTTGAGAGGTATCTCCGTGATGCCAAACTGATGGAGATTGGGGAAGGAACATCGGAGATCCAGAGACTTGTAATTGCCCGGCAATTGGGTTGTTGA
- the rpoD gene encoding RNA polymerase sigma factor RpoD, translating to MVKKPVKNTETTELTVEQVKEQLLETGKKRGYLTFKEIMDRLSAFEQDSDQIDEFFELLAERGVEVSNESEDDDEEADELVLDDNEDVMPTDTEEEFDLGDLTVPPGIKINDPVRMYLKEIGRVPLLSADEEIELAKRIEKGDEEAKRRLAEANLRLVVSIAKRYVGRGMLFLDLIQEGNMGLIKAVEKFDYRKGYKFSTYATWWIRQAITRAIADQARTIRIPVHMVETINKLIRISRQLLQELGREPTPEEIAIEMEMSPEKVREIMKIAQEPVSLETPIGEEDDSHLGDFIEDQDALAPADAAAYELLKEQLEDVLDTLTEREENVLRLRFGLDDGRTRTLEEVGKVFGVTRERIRQIEAKALRKLRHPSRSKRLKDFLE from the coding sequence ATGGTGAAGAAACCAGTGAAGAACACAGAAACAACAGAACTTACAGTGGAACAGGTCAAGGAACAACTGTTGGAAACCGGCAAAAAGCGCGGCTATCTGACTTTCAAAGAAATCATGGACAGATTGTCCGCTTTTGAACAGGATTCGGACCAGATTGACGAGTTCTTTGAACTGTTGGCCGAACGTGGAGTTGAAGTAAGCAACGAATCGGAAGATGACGATGAAGAAGCTGATGAATTGGTTCTTGACGATAATGAGGACGTAATGCCCACCGACACTGAAGAAGAATTTGATCTTGGGGATCTGACGGTGCCCCCGGGAATCAAGATCAACGATCCGGTACGCATGTACCTGAAAGAGATTGGGCGCGTACCGCTGCTGTCTGCCGATGAAGAGATTGAATTGGCCAAACGGATTGAGAAAGGCGATGAAGAAGCCAAACGCCGTCTGGCTGAAGCAAACCTTCGACTGGTTGTAAGCATTGCCAAACGGTATGTTGGCCGGGGCATGCTGTTCCTTGATTTGATTCAGGAAGGTAACATGGGTTTGATCAAGGCTGTCGAGAAGTTCGATTACCGCAAGGGTTACAAGTTCAGCACCTATGCTACCTGGTGGATTCGCCAGGCAATCACTCGAGCGATTGCGGACCAGGCGAGAACCATTCGGATCCCTGTTCACATGGTAGAGACAATCAATAAGTTGATCCGAATCTCCCGTCAGCTTCTGCAGGAATTGGGGCGGGAACCAACCCCCGAAGAAATTGCGATTGAAATGGAAATGAGTCCGGAGAAGGTTCGGGAAATCATGAAGATTGCCCAGGAACCCGTATCACTTGAAACTCCCATCGGTGAAGAAGATGACTCACACTTGGGAGACTTTATCGAAGATCAGGATGCCCTGGCTCCCGCAGATGCAGCAGCGTATGAACTGCTGAAAGAACAGCTGGAGGATGTGCTCGACACATTGACCGAGCGGGAGGAAAACGTCCTGCGCCTTCGCTTCGGTCTTGATGATGGCCGTACCCGCACATTGGAGGAAGTGGGCAAAGTGTTTGGCGTCACCCGTGAACGGATTCGCCAGATTGAAGCCAAGGCGTTGCGAAAACTCCGTCATCCAAGCCGCAGCAAACGGTTGAAAGATTTCCTCGAGTAG
- the dnaG gene encoding DNA primase, producing MRRIPEEVIEQIRQHFDIVDLISEYVPLKRSGRSFVGLCPFHSEKTPSFSVSPTKQVYHCFGCGAGGNSISFVMHMENLSFVEAVEHLAKRAGIHLPERDESDKDSPEAIRRREMLRCHDLAAKFYHHILLNTEAGVPALQYLQRRGLTLPTIEEFQLGFAPDRWDLLLTFFKKRGFEEEFLERAGLLSASQNQPGRYFDRFRGRVMFPIQDGQGRVIGFGGRILGKGEPKYLNSPETELFQKGRHLYNLHRARPFIRQQGRTILLEGYMDVIMAHQYGIRNVVAALGTALTLEQAKILKRNGNEIVMMYDGDRAGQNASVRSSEVITEAGGVPRVTVLPDGLDPDEFLRKFGTESFERIVEEGTISSTAFKLKMLRSNSQLSTQEGVIAFLSEAVRIIAEAKSPVERETYLRELAGEFNVSLESLKEEMKMVISNQKVGDKPASKWNTNINNGESMFRKAQSPLPAHIQAERKLLSLMLIDPGVARQVKETIVDEFSVEEHAALAVHLYLYYGNHAESNPAHFISRLDDDNLVRLASQLSLEAESTGNRPGLADEYIQRMQMHQAEKRLQLIPKEMEAAAKNGDFETLRHLAQEQIELRKKTR from the coding sequence ATGAGGCGAATCCCGGAAGAGGTCATTGAGCAAATTCGCCAACATTTTGACATCGTTGACTTGATCTCTGAATATGTACCCTTAAAACGATCGGGGCGATCTTTTGTAGGATTGTGTCCGTTTCATTCGGAGAAAACCCCGTCGTTTTCTGTGTCTCCAACCAAACAGGTTTATCATTGTTTTGGTTGTGGGGCGGGTGGCAATTCAATCTCCTTTGTCATGCATATGGAGAATCTTTCATTTGTGGAAGCAGTCGAACACCTGGCAAAAAGGGCAGGCATTCATCTGCCTGAAAGGGATGAATCTGACAAGGATTCTCCCGAAGCAATTCGCCGTAGAGAGATGCTTCGGTGCCATGATCTGGCGGCCAAGTTTTATCATCACATCCTGCTGAACACGGAAGCCGGTGTACCTGCTCTTCAATACCTCCAGAGACGCGGGTTAACGTTACCCACAATTGAAGAATTTCAGCTGGGATTTGCACCTGACCGGTGGGATCTTCTGCTGACGTTTTTTAAGAAGCGCGGGTTTGAGGAGGAGTTTCTTGAGCGGGCGGGATTGCTTTCCGCAAGCCAAAATCAACCCGGCCGTTATTTTGACCGTTTTCGGGGACGCGTCATGTTTCCGATTCAGGACGGACAAGGACGCGTTATTGGTTTTGGCGGGCGTATACTGGGGAAAGGGGAACCGAAATACTTGAATTCCCCGGAAACAGAGCTTTTCCAAAAAGGCAGGCACTTGTACAATCTCCATCGGGCGAGACCCTTTATTCGCCAGCAGGGGAGAACCATCCTGCTTGAGGGGTACATGGATGTGATCATGGCTCACCAGTACGGTATCCGAAATGTCGTGGCAGCCTTGGGAACTGCTTTGACATTGGAGCAGGCAAAGATTCTCAAAAGAAACGGCAATGAGATTGTCATGATGTACGACGGAGATCGGGCGGGTCAGAATGCATCTGTGCGGAGCTCCGAAGTGATAACGGAAGCGGGAGGAGTCCCGCGGGTAACTGTATTGCCCGATGGACTGGATCCGGATGAATTTCTTCGGAAATTTGGAACGGAGTCGTTTGAGAGAATTGTTGAGGAAGGAACCATTTCTTCAACCGCGTTCAAATTGAAGATGCTTCGGTCAAACAGCCAATTGTCCACACAGGAAGGTGTCATCGCTTTTTTGTCTGAGGCAGTTCGGATCATCGCTGAAGCCAAAAGCCCTGTTGAACGGGAGACGTATTTGCGCGAATTGGCAGGAGAATTTAACGTGTCTCTCGAATCCTTAAAAGAAGAGATGAAAATGGTCATCTCAAACCAAAAAGTCGGGGATAAACCTGCCAGTAAGTGGAATACTAATATAAATAATGGCGAGAGCATGTTCAGAAAGGCGCAAAGTCCTCTTCCCGCCCATATTCAGGCGGAAAGGAAACTCCTATCTCTTATGTTAATCGATCCGGGGGTAGCAAGACAAGTCAAAGAGACGATTGTTGATGAATTTTCCGTTGAAGAGCATGCCGCTTTGGCAGTTCACCTCTATCTTTATTACGGGAATCATGCTGAGTCCAATCCGGCCCACTTTATATCCCGGCTTGATGATGACAACTTGGTTCGCTTGGCGTCTCAATTGTCATTGGAGGCGGAATCGACCGGTAACAGACCGGGGCTTGCAGACGAATACATTCAACGGATGCAGATGCATCAGGCGGAGAAACGTTTGCAACTGATTCCGAAAGAGATGGAAGCTGCTGCAAAGAACGGGGATTTCGAGACACTTCGGCACTTGGCACAGGAACAAATTGAACTGCGCAAAAAAACAAGATAG
- the ppdK gene encoding pyruvate, phosphate dikinase: MEKKYVYMFKEGHADMKDVLGGKGANLAEMTRAGLPVPPGFTIATDACREFYRAGETVTTEIQQQIDQALAELEEKVGKKLGDPADPLLVSVRSGAKFSMPGMMDTILNLGLNDATVQGLAELSGNDRFAYDCYRRFIQMFSDVVLGVDHYHFENILDQVKETRGVKLDTDLQAEDWKEVVSRYKELVRKETRAEFPQDPKVQLDKAVHAVFKSWNNQRAQVYRRINKIPDDLGTAVNIQIMVFGNLGDDSGTGVAFTRNPSTGENELYGEFLINAQGEDVVAGIRTPQPISALKDVMPGIYQQFKEIAHRLESRYKDMQDIEFTVERGKLYMLQTRNGKRTAQAAVKVAVDMVKEGLISKEEALLRVDPNILDQLLFRRIDPAAQLEVVAKGLPASPGAASGIVVFDADTADKLGHEGKKVILVRPETTPEDIHGMVAAQGIVTSRGGMTSHAAVVARGMGKPCICGCEALRIDLRAKQVTVEDKVIKEGDWISIDGGTGRVLLGEVPLIDPVLSAEFKQLLDWADEIRKIDVRANADNPEDAAKAREFGAQGIGLCRTEHMFMALDRVPIVQEMILAETEEERRIALDKLLPMQQGDFEGILSAMEGLPVTIRLLDPPLHEFLPNFEELLVELTKLRMSPDSDPVLIREKEALLRKVRALQEFNPMLGHRGCRLGMTFPEIYEMQVVAIFRAAANLKQKGIDVHPEVMIPLVGHVNELRIMRELVVEKANEVMEETGQAFEYTIGTMIEIPRAALTAGEIATEADFFSFGTNDLTQTTFGFSRDDAEGKFLHQYVQHKVLPDNPFIVLDQSGVGKLIQMAEQLGRSVKPGLKLGICGEHGGEKSSIEFCYKNGLNYVSCSPFRVPIARLAAAQATLNNPR, translated from the coding sequence ATGGAGAAAAAATATGTCTACATGTTTAAAGAAGGGCATGCCGACATGAAAGACGTTCTCGGCGGAAAAGGGGCTAACCTCGCGGAAATGACGAGAGCCGGATTGCCGGTTCCTCCGGGATTCACGATTGCTACCGACGCGTGTCGGGAATTTTACAGGGCAGGGGAAACCGTAACGACTGAAATCCAGCAACAAATTGACCAGGCTCTTGCGGAACTGGAAGAGAAGGTTGGGAAGAAACTGGGCGATCCGGCAGACCCGTTACTGGTCTCCGTAAGGTCCGGTGCCAAATTCTCCATGCCCGGAATGATGGATACCATTCTGAATCTGGGATTGAATGATGCAACCGTTCAAGGATTGGCAGAATTAAGTGGCAATGACCGGTTTGCATATGATTGCTATCGCCGGTTTATCCAGATGTTCAGCGATGTGGTGCTCGGGGTTGACCATTATCATTTTGAGAACATTCTGGATCAGGTGAAAGAAACCCGGGGAGTCAAGCTGGATACGGATCTTCAGGCGGAAGACTGGAAAGAAGTGGTGAGCCGATATAAGGAGTTGGTTCGTAAAGAAACAAGGGCCGAGTTTCCGCAAGACCCAAAGGTACAATTGGACAAAGCGGTTCACGCTGTATTCAAGTCTTGGAACAACCAGCGGGCTCAGGTATACAGAAGAATCAACAAAATCCCGGACGATCTCGGCACGGCTGTCAACATTCAAATCATGGTGTTCGGGAACTTGGGGGACGACTCCGGTACTGGCGTGGCATTCACCCGGAATCCGTCCACCGGTGAAAACGAATTGTACGGTGAGTTCCTGATCAATGCGCAGGGTGAAGATGTAGTAGCCGGTATTCGCACTCCCCAGCCGATTTCAGCCTTAAAAGATGTAATGCCCGGCATTTATCAACAGTTTAAAGAGATCGCACATCGTCTGGAATCCCGCTATAAAGATATGCAGGACATTGAATTCACCGTAGAACGCGGAAAACTCTACATGCTGCAGACACGAAACGGCAAACGTACGGCTCAAGCGGCAGTAAAGGTTGCAGTGGATATGGTGAAAGAAGGCCTGATATCGAAAGAGGAGGCCCTCTTGCGGGTAGATCCCAATATCCTGGATCAGTTGCTGTTCCGCCGCATTGATCCCGCTGCTCAACTGGAGGTGGTGGCAAAAGGGCTCCCTGCTTCTCCGGGTGCAGCATCCGGAATCGTTGTGTTTGATGCAGATACAGCAGACAAGTTGGGCCATGAAGGAAAGAAAGTAATCCTGGTCCGTCCGGAAACCACTCCGGAAGACATACATGGAATGGTGGCGGCACAGGGAATCGTCACTTCACGTGGCGGAATGACATCCCACGCAGCGGTAGTGGCCCGTGGTATGGGGAAACCCTGTATTTGCGGCTGTGAAGCTTTGCGGATTGATCTGCGGGCAAAACAGGTTACTGTTGAAGATAAAGTGATTAAAGAAGGGGATTGGATCTCCATCGATGGGGGAACCGGGCGGGTCCTGCTTGGTGAAGTGCCTTTGATTGACCCTGTTTTGTCTGCCGAGTTTAAGCAATTGTTGGATTGGGCAGATGAAATCCGCAAAATTGACGTGCGGGCCAATGCGGACAATCCGGAAGACGCTGCCAAGGCTCGCGAGTTTGGGGCCCAAGGAATCGGTCTCTGCCGGACGGAGCATATGTTTATGGCTTTGGATCGGGTGCCGATTGTGCAGGAAATGATTCTTGCGGAAACAGAAGAAGAACGCCGCATTGCGCTGGATAAACTGCTTCCGATGCAGCAGGGGGATTTTGAGGGGATTTTGTCCGCCATGGAAGGTTTGCCGGTGACAATCCGGTTGCTGGACCCGCCGCTGCATGAGTTCTTGCCCAATTTTGAGGAATTGCTTGTTGAACTGACAAAGCTTCGGATGAGTCCTGACAGTGACCCTGTATTGATCCGGGAGAAAGAGGCTCTCCTGCGCAAGGTGCGGGCATTGCAGGAATTCAATCCGATGCTTGGACACCGTGGATGCCGTCTGGGCATGACTTTTCCTGAAATCTATGAAATGCAAGTGGTTGCCATTTTCAGGGCGGCAGCCAACTTGAAGCAAAAGGGGATCGACGTTCATCCGGAAGTTATGATTCCGCTTGTGGGGCATGTGAATGAACTACGGATCATGCGTGAACTGGTCGTGGAAAAAGCAAATGAGGTTATGGAAGAGACGGGTCAGGCATTTGAATATACCATTGGCACGATGATTGAGATACCGCGTGCGGCACTGACAGCCGGCGAAATTGCAACAGAGGCGGACTTTTTCTCGTTCGGAACCAACGACTTGACCCAAACCACATTCGGTTTCTCACGCGATGATGCCGAAGGCAAATTCCTGCACCAATATGTTCAGCATAAAGTTCTGCCGGACAATCCGTTCATTGTGTTGGATCAGAGCGGAGTAGGCAAACTGATCCAGATGGCCGAACAACTGGGACGCAGTGTGAAACCCGGTCTGAAGCTTGGAATTTGCGGAGAACACGGCGGGGAGAAAAGTTCCATCGAGTTCTGTTACAAGAATGGCTTGAATTACGTGTCCTGTTCTCCATTCCGGGTTCCGATTGCGAGATTGGCTGCTGCCCAAGCCACCCTGAACAACCCAAGATAA